The Helicobacter pylori genome includes a window with the following:
- a CDS encoding competence protein: protein MKKTLCLSFFLTFSNPLQALVIELLEEIKTSPHKGTFKAKVLDSKEPRQVLGVYNISPHKKLTLTITHMSTAIVYQPLDEKLSLETTLNPNRPTIPRNTQIVFSSKELKESHPHQMPSLNAPMQKPQNKPHSSQQPPQNFSYPEPKLGSKNSKNSLLQPLATPSKTSPTNEVKTPTNDTKPPLKHSSEDQENNLFIAPPTEKTLPNNAPNANINEHNESNKNRDNVEKQAVRDPNIKEFACGKWVYDDENLQAYRPSILKRVDEDKQTATDITPCDYSNAENKSGKITTPYSKISVHKTEPLEEPQTFEAKNNFTILQARSSTEKCKRARARKDGTIRQCYLIEEPLKQAWESEYEITTQLVKAIYERPKQDNQTEPTFYETSELAYSSTRKSEITHNELNLNEKFMEFVEVYEGHYLNDIVKESSEYKEWVKNHVRFKEGVCMALEIEEQPRAKSTPLSIENSRVVCVKKGNYLFNEV from the coding sequence ATGAAAAAAACCCTTTGTCTGTCTTTCTTTCTGACTTTCTCTAACCCTCTTCAAGCCCTTGTGATCGAGCTTTTAGAAGAGATCAAAACTTCGCCGCATAAAGGCACTTTTAAGGCTAAAGTCCTTGATTCTAAAGAACCAAGACAAGTTTTAGGCGTTTATAATATCTCCCCACACAAAAAACTCACGCTCACTATCACCCACATGTCCACTGCAATTGTCTATCAACCCCTTGATGAAAAACTTTCTTTAGAAACGACCTTAAACCCTAACCGCCCTACTATCCCTAGAAACACCCAGATTGTTTTTTCTTCAAAAGAATTGAAAGAGTCACACCCGCACCAAATGCCTTCTTTAAACGCACCCATGCAAAAACCACAAAACAAACCCCATTCATCGCAACAACCTCCTCAAAACTTTTCTTACCCAGAGCCCAAACTAGGCTCTAAAAACTCTAAAAACAGCCTTTTACAGCCTTTAGCAACTCCTAGCAAAACAAGCCCCACTAATGAAGTTAAAACGCCAACAAACGACACTAAACCCCCTTTAAAGCATTCTTCAGAAGATCAAGAAAACAACCTCTTCATAGCACCACCCACTGAAAAAACGCTCCCTAACAACGCTCCTAACGCTAATATTAATGAACACAATGAAAGCAATAAGAATAGGGATAATGTGGAAAAACAAGCCGTTAGAGATCCTAATATCAAAGAATTTGCATGTGGGAAGTGGGTCTATGATGATGAAAATTTACAAGCCTACCGCCCAAGCATTTTAAAACGCGTTGATGAAGACAAACAGACTGCGACAGACATTACCCCTTGCGACTACAGCAACGCTGAAAATAAAAGCGGTAAAATCACTACCCCCTATTCTAAAATCTCTGTTCATAAAACAGAGCCTTTAGAAGAGCCACAAACTTTTGAAGCTAAAAACAATTTTACCATTCTCCAAGCCAGAAGCTCTACAGAAAAATGCAAAAGGGCTAGAGCAAGAAAAGACGGCACGATTAGGCAATGCTATCTGATAGAAGAGCCTTTAAAACAAGCGTGGGAGAGTGAGTATGAAATCACCACGCAATTAGTAAAAGCCATTTATGAGCGCCCCAAACAAGACAATCAAACAGAGCCAACTTTCTATGAAACCAGCGAATTGGCTTATTCTTCCACACGAAAAAGCGAAATAACGCATAATGAATTGAATTTGAATGAAAAGTTCATGGAATTTGTGGAAGTGTATGAGGGGCATTATTTAAACGATATAGTCAAAGAAAGCAGTGAATACAAAGAATGGGTTAAAAACCATGTGCGCTTTAAAGAAGGGGTGTGCATGGCTTTAGAAATAGAAGAACAACCACGAGCTAAAAGCACGCCTTTGAGTATTGAAAACTCTCGTGTTGTGTGTGTCAAAAAGGGGAATTATTTATTCAACGAAGTTTAA
- a CDS encoding outer membrane protein, protein MKFFSKDLFKKVIPLFLSVYFLNPTIMQAKSRFYVASQYQVGKMIMKKYNDLKRTIEGASFSLGWEINPTNYWFYSRYYFFMDYGNVILNKRTGAQANMFTYGFGGDLIVEYNKNPLYVFSLFYGMQVAENTWTISKHSANFIIDDWRSIQGFSLKTSNFRMLGLVGFKFQTVLFHHDASIEVGVKWPFAFEYDSPFVRLFSVFISHTFYL, encoded by the coding sequence GTGAAATTTTTTTCAAAGGATTTATTTAAAAAAGTAATCCCCTTATTTTTAAGCGTTTATTTTTTAAACCCCACCATTATGCAAGCCAAAAGCCGTTTTTATGTGGCTTCTCAATATCAGGTAGGGAAAATGATCATGAAAAAATACAACGATCTTAAACGCACGATTGAAGGGGCGAGCTTTTCTTTAGGCTGGGAGATTAACCCCACTAATTATTGGTTTTATTCCCGCTATTACTTTTTTATGGATTATGGGAATGTCATACTCAATAAAAGAACGGGCGCTCAAGCGAACATGTTCACTTATGGCTTTGGGGGGGATTTGATCGTGGAATACAATAAAAACCCCTTGTATGTTTTTTCCCTTTTTTATGGCATGCAAGTTGCTGAAAACACATGGACGATTTCTAAGCACAGCGCGAATTTTATCATTGACGATTGGCGCAGCATTCAAGGGTTTTCGCTCAAAACTTCCAATTTCAGGATGTTGGGTTTAGTGGGGTTTAAATTCCAAACCGTGCTATTCCACCATGACGCTAGTATTGAGGTGGGAGTCAAATGGCCCTTTGCTTTTGAATACGACTCACCCTTTGTAAGGCTTTTTTCTGTCTTTATCTCGCACACTTTCTATCTTTAA
- a CDS encoding exodeoxyribonuclease III, giving the protein MKLISWNVNGLRACMTKGFMDFFNSVNADVFCIQESKMQQEQNTFEFKGYFDFWNCAIKKGYSGVVTFTKKEPLSVSYGINMEEHDKEGRVVTCEFESFYLVNVYTPNSQQALSRLSYRMSWEVEFKKFLKTLELKKPVIVCGDLNVAHNEIDLENPKTNRKNAGFSDEERGKFSELLNAGFIDTFRYFYPNKEKAYTWWSYMQQARDKNIGWRIDYFLCSNPLKTRLKDALIYKDILGSDHCPVGLELV; this is encoded by the coding sequence ATGAAATTGATTTCATGGAATGTGAACGGGTTAAGAGCTTGCATGACTAAGGGCTTTATGGATTTTTTCAATAGCGTAAATGCGGATGTTTTTTGCATTCAAGAATCTAAAATGCAGCAAGAACAAAACACCTTTGAATTTAAGGGGTATTTTGATTTTTGGAATTGCGCGATTAAAAAGGGCTATTCTGGGGTGGTAACTTTCACTAAAAAAGAGCCTTTGAGCGTGAGCTATGGTATCAATATGGAAGAGCATGACAAAGAAGGGCGCGTAGTAACTTGCGAATTTGAGTCGTTTTATTTAGTGAATGTTTATACCCCTAATTCCCAACAAGCCCTATCCAGGCTTAGTTATCGCATGAGTTGGGAAGTGGAATTTAAGAAATTTTTAAAAACTTTAGAGTTAAAAAAACCGGTCATTGTATGCGGGGATTTGAATGTGGCTCACAATGAAATTGATTTAGAAAACCCCAAAACCAACCGAAAAAACGCGGGCTTTAGCGATGAAGAGAGAGGGAAATTCAGCGAGCTTTTGAACGCTGGCTTTATTGACACTTTCCGTTATTTTTACCCCAACAAAGAAAAGGCTTACACCTGGTGGAGTTACATGCAACAAGCAAGGGATAAAAACATTGGTTGGCGCATTGATTATTTTTTATGCTCTAACCCTTTAAAAACGCGCTTAAAAGACGCTTTAATCTATAAAGATATTTTAGGGAGCGATCATTGCCCGGTGGGGTTGGAATTAGTTTAA
- the recG gene encoding ATP-dependent DNA helicase RecG: MQETENLLKTLDVKSLLEALLVYTPKGYKDLNLLEHFELGLSGVLEVGILDKRNYAKVLKIFAYSKRFYKNLELVFFNYSAFHHSQFKTGESLFIYGKLEQSSFNQAYIINTPKILTEFGKISLIFKKVKNHKKIQENLQKLISLENLKKEGVKENIAHLLLEIFFPTPHFVKDFETNKNFPSQHLNALKYIEMLFYMKNLDRKKLQFGAKIACPNNSERLKAFIASLPFKLTRDQQNAIKEIQNDLTSPIACKRLIIGDVGCGKTMVILASMVLAYPNKTLLMAPTSILAKQLYNEALKFLPPYFEVELLLGGSHKKRSNHLFETITHVIIGTQALLFDKRDLDEFALVITDEQHRFGTKQRYQLEKMASSKGNKPHSLQFSATPIPRTLALAKSTFVKTTMIREIPYPKEIETLVLHKRDFKIVMEKISEEIAKNHQVIVVYPLVNESEKIPYLSLSEGASFWQKRFKKVYTTSGQDKNKEEVIEEFRESGSILLATTLIEVGISLPRLSVMVILAPERLGLATLHQLRGRVSRNGLKGYCFLCTIQEENERLEKFADELDGFKIAELDLEYRKSGDLLQGGEQSGNSFEYIDLAKDESIIAEVKQDFLKAASVSHGTFEN, from the coding sequence TTGCAAGAAACAGAGAACTTATTAAAAACATTGGATGTGAAATCGCTTTTAGAAGCCTTGCTTGTTTATACGCCCAAAGGCTATAAAGATTTGAATTTATTAGAACATTTTGAACTGGGCTTGAGCGGCGTTTTAGAAGTGGGTATTTTAGATAAAAGAAACTACGCCAAAGTTTTAAAGATTTTTGCCTATTCCAAACGATTTTACAAAAATTTAGAGCTTGTTTTTTTCAATTACAGCGCGTTCCATCACAGCCAGTTTAAAACCGGCGAGAGTTTGTTCATTTATGGTAAATTAGAGCAAAGTTCTTTTAATCAAGCTTATATCATTAACACGCCTAAAATCCTTACCGAATTTGGCAAGATTTCTTTAATTTTTAAAAAAGTTAAAAATCATAAAAAAATACAAGAAAATTTACAAAAACTCATTTCACTAGAAAATTTAAAAAAGGAAGGCGTTAAAGAGAATATCGCGCATTTATTGTTAGAAATCTTTTTCCCCACGCCGCATTTTGTCAAGGATTTTGAAACGAATAAAAATTTCCCTTCGCAACATTTAAATGCATTAAAATACATTGAAATGCTTTTTTATATGAAAAATTTAGATCGCAAGAAATTGCAATTTGGCGCTAAAATCGCATGCCCCAATAACAGCGAACGCTTGAAAGCGTTTATCGCTTCTTTACCCTTTAAACTCACGCGCGATCAACAAAACGCCATTAAAGAAATCCAAAACGATCTCACTAGCCCCATAGCGTGCAAGCGTTTGATTATAGGCGATGTGGGGTGCGGGAAAACAATGGTGATTTTAGCGAGCATGGTATTAGCTTACCCTAATAAAACCCTTTTAATGGCACCCACTTCCATTCTCGCTAAACAGCTTTATAACGAAGCCTTAAAATTTTTACCCCCTTATTTTGAAGTGGAATTGCTGCTCGGCGGAAGCCACAAGAAGCGATCCAATCATTTGTTTGAAACAATCACGCATGTTATCATCGGCACGCAAGCGTTGTTGTTTGATAAGCGCGATTTAGATGAATTCGCACTAGTAATCACTGATGAACAGCATAGATTTGGCACCAAGCAGCGCTACCAATTAGAAAAAATGGCAAGCAGTAAGGGTAATAAACCCCATTCCTTGCAATTTTCCGCTACCCCCATTCCTCGCACTCTGGCTTTAGCCAAAAGCACGTTTGTGAAAACGACCATGATTAGAGAAATCCCTTACCCTAAAGAAATTGAAACTCTAGTCTTGCATAAAAGAGATTTTAAAATAGTGATGGAAAAAATCAGCGAAGAAATCGCTAAAAACCATCAAGTCATTGTCGTTTATCCGCTAGTGAATGAAAGCGAAAAAATCCCGTATTTATCGCTCAGTGAGGGGGCGAGTTTTTGGCAAAAACGCTTTAAAAAGGTTTATACCACTTCAGGGCAAGATAAAAATAAAGAGGAAGTGATTGAAGAATTCAGAGAGTCCGGGAGCATTCTTTTAGCGACTACGCTCATTGAGGTGGGCATTTCTTTACCACGATTGAGCGTGATGGTGATCTTAGCGCCCGAAAGGTTAGGCTTAGCGACTTTACACCAGTTAAGGGGGCGCGTGTCTCGTAACGGCTTGAAAGGCTATTGTTTTTTATGCACGATCCAAGAAGAAAACGAACGATTGGAAAAATTTGCTGATGAATTGGACGGCTTTAAAATCGCTGAATTGGATTTAGAATACAGAAAAAGCGGGGATTTACTTCAGGGTGGGGAGCAGAGCGGGAATAGTTTTGAATACATTGATTTAGCCAAAGATGAAAGCATTATCGCTGAAGTGAAACAGGATTTTTTAAAGGCCGCTAGCGTTTCACATGGAACATTTGAAAATTGA